The DNA window GAGTGACGAGAACGTCTTTGAGAATGTGGATCGTTCGGAGGTCCTGCATTGGCGCGTCTCTCCAATTGTGAGTTGAGTATTCAGAATATCCATCATCCACAGGGGATCTTGAACGAGGTGCGCGATGACTCCCAGTTTGTGACCCATCAGCCCATTCATCGCTCTGATCAGTTTCCATGTCACTGTCCGAGCCGTCGCTCATACGACCAGGTTTCTCCTTACCACGACGTACAGACGGAGCGATAGCCCCATAAGTAGAGGCAGTGTCAAACTTGTAATGTAATGGGCTGAGATATAGTTTGGCTGAGCCATAGGCTTCACATGGTGAACGCCCGGTGATTGGGCTCTTTTGCGAGATGTAACGTCTGAACCTGCGGAGCTTTGACTTTCTATCGATGTAGAGACAGTTTTGCCAAATGAGTTTGCTAGCAGTGGGATGTATTGCTTTGCACGCCCTGGTTAAAGCCACGAGTGTTTTCGTGATAGGATGTGATGCGGGGAGGATTGGTCGCGACCCATCATACTGAGGGATCAGGTTCTCAACTATCAACAAAATGATCTCGATTGGGAGCCTGGTATTACTATCGGCAATTGTGTGTTCAGCTTCCATGTTGGACATTGGTGAAAGTGACAAGATTGGATTGTTATCAGATGCTACGGTTTGCTGTTGCCTTACGCGTTGAGGTTATTCTACTAACCGACAAGAGGCTCGCTTAAGGTGCCCCGATACGTGAATGTGCTTCAACAAACCGATTGTAGCTGGTGTCAATTATAAAACTTTAGAATTAGAGCATATACTCGGTTTATATGCTAGATATCAGCCTGGTTAATACGAGGAGAaggccttttcttctcatgTAGCCTTCACTTATTGTCTCAAGTGTTCAACGGGATGATATATCGGTGACAGTCTAAGCTTTACCAGATAGCTTAAGAGCTGTCGGGGTATCCTACCTTTTCATCATGTAGTGATGGCTGTTACCTAATTAGTAGGAGAAACTGCTTTCTTCGTTGCTTCGTTTGAAAAAAGCTTCAAACACAGCCATCTCTTATCCCATGTTTGTATGCTGCCTTGCATGCTGGTGCTGCTTGAACAAGCAGAGAACCTTCCAGAGCTCAAAATGGACTATATAAGCCCCcttcctctcatcatctaGAAGAACTCAAGCTATTTTTAAAACCTCATAGCCAAGACTAAACAAAGTCAACCCTCTGAGAACAGACAACAAAATGGCGGACCCTTCAACCTACACTGTTGGGTGGATCTGCACCTTGACAACAGAGCTAGTTGCGGCAAAAAGCTTTTTGATGAAGAGTACGAAGTGACTCTAGACGCACAAGCTCCCGGAGATAACAACAGCTATTCCTTCGGGAGAATGGGGAAGCATGACGTTGTCGTAGCATCTTTACCCAGAGCCGAATACGGCATAGCCCCAGCTGCGTCTGTAGCCAGAGACATGTTGAGAACCTTTCCCAATATTCGGGTTGGACTTATGGTCGGTATTGGTGGCGGTGCTCCGCGCCCCGAGCATGATATCCGTCTTGGAGATGTCGTTGTTAGCGTCCCTCCGGGAGCGAAAGGGCGAGTCCTTCATCATAACCGCGGTAAGACAATACAGCAACAAGAGTTCCAGTTGACTGGGTCATTGAACCAACCACCCCAATTTCTGTTGACCGCTGTGGGGGGCACTAGAAGCGAATTatgaaggtcaaggccatgaaCTGAAGGAAAGAATCGAAAAAGCACTCAGCAAAAGACCTCGCCTCAGGAAACGGTATGGTCGCCCCTTAGCAGCGACAGACAGGCTCTATGAATCCAGCCACATTCATAGCGAATCTCCAAAGTCTACAGCATGTAAAGACAACTGTGGCGAGGAAAACGTCATCTCCAGAGAGGGCCgaggcgatgatgaagatgacccAATGATTCATTATGGTCTCATTGCCAGCTCCGACAAGCTCATGAAGGACGCAACTATCCGGGATAAGTTAGCCAGGGAGGAGGGAGTATTGTgctttgagatggaagcaGCCGGCTTGATGAACCACTTCCCCTGTCTGATTATCCGTGGGATCTGCGACTATGCCGACTCTCACAAGAACTAGGAATGGCAAGGTTTTGCAGCAATGACTGCTGCAGCATATGCGAAGGAGTTGCTTCAGAAGATTGTGCCAACCGAAATACAACATGAGAAGCCTCTTGGGAAGGTACttggtgagagtgagagtgagtaAACATGGGAGATTAGGGTATAGGAGGCACTAAATATCTACATAGTCAATGAGAGTCTGCAAAGCATTACTGCGAGTGTGAAAGGCACCAGTGAGACCGTAAATTCCATTCAGAGTGAAAAGCGACGCTTGGACATAGAACGCTGGCTCAATCCTCCGAGGTACTCGACAAATGtcgtcaaagccaagaagcgcCGTCATGCTGGTTCTGGACTCTGGTTCATCCACAGTCCGATTTCCGAGGAGTTCAAGGCTGGCACACGGAAACATCTCTGGCTCCACGGGTTGGCTGGTTGTGGCAAAACAGTGCTAAGCTCTCGAATTTTTGATTATCTCAATGATGCAAGTGGCATTCCTACCCTAACATACTACTTCGACTTCAACGATGTTGAGAAACAATCTCTCTATGGCCTCCTCCGGTCGCTAGCGTTTCAACTCTGTCAATGTGGAGGCGAAGCCGCACTAGCAATGCTCTATGAGCTATTTACATCCTGTGAAAATGGTTCAAGAGATCCAGATGAGTCGCATTTAGAATCATGCATCAAGTCTATGCTAGATACTATTGGTCGTGTGTTCATTTTGATCGACGCCTTGGATGAGTGTAAATCGAAAGACTCCCTTCTCACATGGCTAAGCCGACTCGCAGAAGAAAATGTGCAATTCCTACTGACGGCTAGGCCTGAAGACGACTTTCAACATCAGATCGTTGATTTATTTGGTGAAGACAACTGTCTGAGTTTGGATACGACCGCCGTCAACAACCACATAAAGTCCTACGTTCGGTCAATCCTTGATACGAATCCAAAATTCACAAGGAAGAGTTTGAGCAAAGAGCTACGGAATGAAATTTGTACTAAAGTCggagacgaagaagatggaatgTATGTTCTACAGTATATTCGGAAGACAATATTTGACATGGACGCGCTAACAGTTTGTTCAGGTTTCGCTGGGCAGCTTGTCAGATGGATTCTCTTGAAGCTTGTCTGACTCCGAATGATGTCCGCGAGGCTCTTGTGTCCTTACCACCTACCCTGAGCGAGACCTACGATCTAATGCTGGAAAATATACCTCCTCAGTATAAAAAGGGCTCACTTCGCCTGTTAAATTTCATATTGAATTGCGAGCATCCTTTGAGCCCCCCTGAGGCTGTCGAGGTTCTAGCGACACGATCAACACCTAAACAAGATCGACTCAGGTTTGATCCTGAAAATAGGCTTTTCAACTTCTCCGATATTGAAAAGTATTGTCCCAGTATGATCTCCATAGTAGAGGTCATATGGGAGGAATTCGAGGAAATTACATGCAAAGAAGTACATCTCACTCACTTTTCTGTCAAGGAGTATCTAAGACAATGCAGCACTTTCTGCCCATTGAATTCTGCGATTGCTATCACCCAAACTTCACTCACTTACTTGAAAGATATCAATGGCCCATTCTATCGTATGTGCGCTGAATTTCCCCTTGCGGCTCGTGCGGTAGACATCTGGCCTCGATTTGGAAAGAGGGCACAGTCTCACAAGCAAATTGCTGAAATGATAGGCGACTTTTTGCTGGACTCAGAGAATATCTCCAGGAGCTACCGGATCTTTGCATCGAACTTTTTTTGGTGTGAGAGTTCTGAAAGAAGACAATGGAGTACTTTTCCTGCACATCATCACACCATATCAGAAGGTGCCTGTCCCCATGGGAATCCAGGGTTTTCATCACGCTTGCAAGAGTGGACTGCAAGAAACCGTCAAATACATGTTGAGAAGCCCACATTTCAAGGCCCGGGACGAcgaaaaagaagcctatctaGTCATAGCAATCCGCAACAAAGATCCGGAGCTGGCCGAAATACTCATCAGACATGGTGTTAGCCCTGATGCATCACACCCTTCATACGGCCCGGCAGTCAACAATGCGTCACAGGTGGGCCTCAGAAATCTAGTAAAAGCTCTAATCCAAGCCGGAGCCAATGTAAACAGATGGGATAGGGCCAATGACTGGATGGCTGCTTTGAGTGCTGCAGCTGAACATGGCCATCTGGAGATCGTAGAAGATCTACTCAAGGCTGGAGCTCATGTCGGGCTTCAAGATTCTGTTAAACTAGCTCTTGCGAATGGCCATAACAAGATAGTTGAAATCCTCAGAGACAAGGCTTGCAAAGTTAGGCGTGTCACCGTTGAATTACTCGAAAGTGCAGCCTCTCACAGGACAGTTGAGCTTGTTAGACGGCTCCTGGCTACTAACCCATACCGCAGATGCAAATCTGCGGCCCTCTCGAAGGCGTGTGAGTCTGGGCGTGTTGAAATTGCCAGGCTCCTCCTCTCCGAAGGTGCGGAGGTAGAGATCGACTCTCTATGGTATTTTGATGGTGCTGACATGCCGCGCAAGTAAATAGAGACTTGTCATTTCCAGGACAATGCTATTGTTCTTGCAGCAAAGTCGGGCAACGAAAATATTGTGCGGATGGTACTCGACAATACATCTGGCCTTGATAAAGTAGTTGACCTTGCTCAGGAATTCGGGCTTGCTATATACATGAAGAAAGCTTTTGTGAAGGCATTGGCAGGTTGTCATCAGAAAGCTCTGACAGCTCTTCTTGATGCGTTGGTGAATCATGCTCATACTAAGGAATATGATACACTCCGGGCTGCATCTGAAGTCCAGAGTCACCAAGTCCTAAAGGACTTTTCCGTTCTTATAAGAGAAGAACACCATCCCTACTTCATTGACACTGTGTCTCAATTGCATGAGATCTTGCTCGGAGATCATAGAATCATCCTCCAGTCTCTGCTGAAAGAAGCTGGGGAAAGGTATTTGCAATACAGAGACGTAGATGAAAAAACGGAACTCCTTCCACCTATCGAGGTCGCGGTTTCAATTGGAACTGTAACCATAGTTGAGCAGCTTATTAAAGCAGGCGTTGACATAAATCTGGATGAGACACTCCTTCGTGCAATAAGCAATGATCATGGTCTATCGTTAAATTATTACTGGATTACAAGAGCAAAACGAGATCTACCATTGAGTTATCAGTGGCTAGTCTATTCGATAATGCCTTGAGCTGTGCAGCAGAAAGCGACTGCTCCATAGCACATATGTTCCTAGATCATGGAATTAACTACGACTGTTTTAAAGAATATGGCGCGACTCCCCTCCACCTAGCTGTTCAAAGGGAATGTATTACTGTTGTGGAAAGGCTACTGAATCTCGGGCATGCGGTCGACAAGGACACGATCGAAGGTACCCCTTTGCATTCTGCCCGTAACAAAGACATCATCAGTGCCCTTCTGTCTGCTGGGGCTGATGTAAATGCAAGAGATTTTCTTGGCTGGACACCACTCCATAGAGTATCGCAAACTGGATCTCCGGAGGCGATGCGGACCCTACTGCGAGCCGGAGCCAATATTTTTGCCCTCACCAACGACAAAAGGACTGCTCTGCATATAGCCACGGAATATGGCTCGAAAATTATCTAAACAATCGAGATTCTAATCGAAAATGGCCTTGATGTAAATGGCAGAGATGAACAGGGCTCGAGTCCACTTCATAATGCTTGTTCTCGATCTAGCGTCAAAGTCGCAGCGCTACTACTCGTGAATGGAGCCGATGTTAACGCGAAGGATAATGAAGGAAAACCCCCCTTTCAACTAGCAGCCTGCCACCACATCTCCAGGGCAACTGTTGACCTCGTGTCTCTGCTGGTAGATCATGGATGTGATGCCAACGCTcaagataaaaaaggatCCACAGCATTACACGATGTCATTACCCGTAGCAATATTTACGGAGAATTCAGTTATCCGTATCTTTCAGCAGACATAGCTGAGCTACTGCTTGACCAGGAAGTCGACATCGATGCGCGAGATGTCGAGGGAAATACTGCACTATTTCTGTTTCTCAAGTGCGAGGCACTGGCTGGAGCGGAACTGCTGATTAAAAGGGGAGCCGATGTTACGGTCTTGAATATATATAGGGAAACAATGCTCCACGTAATAAAGGGAAATACCTTGAGTTTATGCCCGATTTTGCTGGAGCGCGGAGTGGATGTTAATGCTTTGACAATACATGGTTACTCACCCCTGGCTCTTGCGTTGAAGAGGTATTGCTGGCGTAGCGACCAGGTACAAAAGACTCTGGCTGAGAAATGCATATTTGGTTCTGCATGTTCTCATCCTAGTTATCAAGCTTTTGGGACAGAAACTCAAACCTACACATGTCCATAAGGACACACCTAAAGCCTGGATGACAGGAGGACCGTAGCCCTTCCGCGCTGCAATGAAACCATACTACGGATAGCCACCCGTTGCGCCGGTAAACCGCAACATCCTCGACTGCTCTGACATGCGTTGAACTACAGGGTACAGCCAGATCTTCTCCCATCTAGTGCACAATCCCGCAAGTCTGCATCCACAAAGCCCATTCGCCTCACAAGGCTGGGTTACACTACATCTTGCCTCAACGAACCGGTAGATCATTCCTCAAAGCGCATTGATCCATCCTCCAACGCACTGCAACACTGCATCGTGAAAGAATCCTCATCTCACAACAGTGCAGATCGTCATCGTAACCAGCCACACTCGGATAAACACTACTAATTCGGAAATACACTAGTCTGTGGCACAACTCAATTGACGACAAGGTTTCTTATCTCGATGACCCATGCTAATGGCAAAAGAACCGGTGAGTCCCAAGACTTGACCAAACAGGCTTTTTTTTGCAAGCGTTTACAAAAGTCCGCCGAGGGTCAAGAAAGAGGGGAATGCTTGGATGGAGCCGAGAAAAGATCATCATGTCATTTCGCGGTGGCTGATAAACACCCATCTCTCTATCTCAGATCCCTGTCGATGCGACGAATAAGCGTAGAAAGATGCTTAATGCCCAGCGCCAACTCTATCACTGCGCTAGTCAGTACTCTATCTCTCGTGACCACCATTGGCCTATCTTGCCAAGCCGTTGATGATCCCTGCGACCTGCCGTTATCAACATAGGTCGGATTGGCGAATACTCCAAAAGTTCCAGGCGACGTGGGATCCGAGTCGGCGCTAGTTCCTGGAAGAGGCAGTTCCTGCGGGGAAGCAAACACGACGCCAAGATTCGATCGCCGGAGACATCCCTGGAACTGCCTGATTTGGATTCCGCGGCCGTGAGAGGGTCATTGGTTCGTGGGACATTTTCCGTGGCTATTCAGAAGTGCCGTGCAGCATGTTGTGCTATCACGAAATGGTATGGGTTTGTGACGAGTAGATTACAATACAACTTAATTCCGTACGATCGACAACATATAAATATCAACTATTTCCACCCTCAGAAATCCCCTTCCTCACTCCTCATCCCTCTCTTTGCAGctcagtccagtccagtcaagtcaagatgaGATTCACCACCCTCTCCCTCCCCCTCTTCGCCCTGGCGGCCAGCGCCACCAAGAAGCCCCTCGTCAACGAGCTCAAGCTCCAGAaggacatcaacatcaaggacCTCATGGCCGGTGCCCAGAAGCTCCAGGACATCGCCACGGCCAACGGCAACACCCGTGTCTTTGGTGGAGCTGGTCACAACGCCACTGTCGACTGGCTCTACAAGACCCTCAAGGCGACTGGCTACTACaatgtcaagaagcagcccTTCACTGAGCTGTACTCTGCCGGTACTGCCTCTCTCAAGGTTGACGGCGATGATATCACTGCTGCCATCATGACTTACACCCCCGCTGGTGAGGCTTCTGGTCCTCTTGTCGTTGCTGAGAACCTTGGCTGTGAGGCCAGCGATTTCCCTGCTGAGTCTGAGGGTAACGTTGTTCTCGTTCTTCGAGGAGAGTGCCCCTTTGCTCAGAAGTCTTCCAACGGTAAGACTGCcggagctgctgctgtcatTGTCTACAACAACGTTCCTGGCGAGTTGGCTGGTACTCTTGGTGAGCCCTTTGGCGAGTTCGCTCCCATTGTTGGTATCAGCCAGGAGGATGGTCAGGCTATCCttgccaagaccaaggctggtgaggTCACTGTTGACCTCAAGGTTGATGCTACCGTTGAGAACCGCGTTACCTTCAACGTCATTGCTGAGACCAAGGAGGGTGACCACGACAACGTTCTCGTTGTTGGAGGCCACTCTGACTCCGTTGCTGCTGGTCCCGGTATCAAGTAAGTCCCCAGCATGTCTTTGAAATTCCTCAATGCTAACAGACTCTAGCGATGATGGTTCCGGTATCATTGGTATCCTAAAGGTTGCCCAGGCTCTTACCAAGTACCGCGTCAAGAACGCCGTCCGCTTCGGTTTCTGGAGTGCTGAGGAATTCGGTCTTCTCGGCTCATATGCTTACATGAAGAGCATCAATGGGTCTGACGCTGAAGTCGCCAAGATCCGAGCCTACCTCAACTTCGATATGGTAAGGACCCAaaagtcttttaataaaatcaAATACTCACAATTCTCAGATTGCCAGCCCCAACTACGTCTACGGTATCTACGACGGTGATGGAAGCGCCTTCAACCTCACCGGTCCCGCTGGTTCTGACGCCATCGAGAAGGACTTTGAGcgcttcttcaagaccaagCGTCTCGGCTACGTTCCCTCCGAGTTCAGCGGC is part of the Fusarium fujikuroi IMI 58289 draft genome, chromosome FFUJ_chr07 genome and encodes:
- a CDS encoding related to aminopeptidase Y precursor, vacuolar, yielding MRFTTLSLPLFALAASATKKPLVNELKLQKDINIKDLMAGAQKLQDIATANGNTRVFGGAGHNATVDWLYKTLKATGYYNVKKQPFTELYSAGTASLKVDGDDITAAIMTYTPAGEASGPLVVAENLGCEASDFPAESEGNVVLVLRGECPFAQKSSNGKTAGAAAVIVYNNVPGELAGTLGEPFGEFAPIVGISQEDGQAILAKTKAGEVTVDLKVDATVENRVTFNVIAETKEGDHDNVLVVGGHSDSVAAGPGINDDGSGIIGILKVAQALTKYRVKNAVRFGFWSAEEFGLLGSYAYMKSINGSDAEVAKIRAYLNFDMIASPNYVYGIYDGDGSAFNLTGPAGSDAIEKDFERFFKTKRLGYVPSEFSGRSDYAAFIENGIPSGGLFTGAEQLKTEEEAKKFGGEAGVAYDINYHKIGDDINNLNKEAFLVNTQAIANSVARYAKTWKSLPKVTHNTRRWDAEVASVLKRSSGHSHAGGPCGSVSV